GCGGCCTTTCGCTCCACCCTCGAGGAGTCGGTACGCGCTGACCTGTTGCTGCACGTCGTGGATGGTTCGGACCCCGATCCCGAAGGCCAGATCACGGCCGTCCACGAGGTCCTGCGCGACATCGGCGCGGGGGAGCGCCCGGAGCAGATCGTGGTCAACAAGGTCGACCTGGCCTCCAGCCAGAGCCTGCTCGAATTGCGGCACAACCACCCCGACGCCGTGTTTGTCAGCGCCGTGACCGGCGAGGGGCTGGAGGAACTGCGCACCCGCACCGAGTCGCGCCTGCCGACGCCGCAGACCAGTGTGGACGTGGTGGTGCCCTGGGATCGCGGCGACCTGGTGGACAAGGTGCACCGCTTCGGTGAGATCAGCCAGGACGAATACCTCGCGGAGGGCACGCACCTGGTGGCGCGTGTCTATCCCGACCTGGCCGGTGAACTCAAGCCCTATGAGCGGGCGTGAGCGATTCCCGTCGACACCCCTGCCAGACGTTCCGCCTCGCCGGACCTACCGGGTCGCCGGCCGTACCGGGCGAGTTCCGGGGCCGGTGTTGCCGGCGCATTAGGGTGTCCGGGTGACATCGGATCGGATTGAGCAGACGTCGGCAGCCCCACAGGGCGCCGACGACATGGAGGACCCCGCATCCGAGGCAGCGAACGACCCGGGCGACGAACACGAACTGTGCACCAGCGTGCTGGATGCGACGGTGGCGGCAATCGGGGGGCAGGCTCGTCCGGGACAGCGTCGGATGGTCGAGGCAGTCACCGGGGCCATGGCTGCCGATGATGCCCTGCTGGTGCAGGCCGGTACGGGCACGGGCAAGTCCCTGGGATACCTGGTCCCGGCCCTGGTGCATGCCCAGCATTCAGCGTCGAAGGTCGTGGTCGCCACGGCCACCCTCGCCCTGCAGAACCAATTGGCCACCAAGGACGGGCCCAGTGTGGCCGCCACATTGGCCTCGGTCACCGGGCGAACTCCCACCATTGCCGTGCTCAAGGGGCGCGCCAACTACGCCTGCCTGGTGAAGGCCCAGGAGGGGACCGGCTCGGAACAGGACACCCTGCTGTCCGGTGCAGAGCTGGCCGAGGCCGCCCACGCCTCGGGCGCGGACGCCGACACGGCCCTGGGCGCCGAGGTGGTTGCCCTGCGCGAATGGGTCGCCGAGCAGGCCCGTGATCACGAGCTGGCAGATCGCGACGACGCACCGGCACACACCGGCCGGGCATGGGCGCAGGTGAGCATTTCAGCGCGCCAATGCCCCGGATCGCGTTGTCCCCTGTACAACGAATGCTTCGTCGAGATGGCACGGGCCAGGGCGCGCGCGGCCGACCTGATCATCACCAACCATGCACTGCTCGCCATTGACGCGATGAGCGATCGCGACATCCTGCCCGAGCATGCCGCCGTGATCATCGACGAGGCCCACGAGCTGACCGCGCGCGTGACGGGAGCGGCCTCACAGGAATTGAGTCCCCAACAGATCGAGCGGTTGAGCCGCAGCGCCTCCGACTGGATCGACGATGATCTGGCCGTCGAACTGCTCGATGTTGCCGATGCACTGACGGGGGCCATCGCCGAGGCGGAGGTCGGGCGCCTCACCAATCCCCACAGCACGGCCGTCGCGGCCATAGCCCGCGTGCGCGATGTCGCCCGCAAGGCGGTCAGTGCGCTGTCCCCGGGGTCGTCAAAGGGCGGGATCGACGCCGCCCGTGCCGCTGCCCAGGGGGACGCCCGCGAGGTCCACGAGACGGCACAACGCATAGCGGACCTCTCCGACGCCGACGTCGTGTGGGTCAGTGAGCGGGAACGCTTCGGGCGCCAGCTCAATGTCGCCCCCCTGTCGGTGGCCGGCCTGCTGCGTCATCGGGTGATCGCCGGGAAGGCAGCGGTCCTCACGTCGGCGACACTGACGGTGGGGGGATCCTTCGGTCCGATGGCCGGTCAACTCGGCCTGCGCCGCGAGGAGGAACTGACCGACGATTCCGGCGTGCGTGAGCCGGCGGCCGACCCGGAGGCCGTCGCCTGGCGGGGGATCGACGTGGGGACGCCCTTCGACTATCCCCATCAGGGGATCCTCTACACGGCCGCGCGGCTGCCGCGTCCGGGGCGAGAGGGCCTGTCTGACGAGGTGCTGGCCCAGATCGCCGAGCTGGTCTGGGCTGCCGGGGGACGGACACTGGGACTGTTCTCATCCCAACGCAATGCCGAGGCGGCCGTGCGCCACCTGCGCGCCGAGCTACCCGCCCTGACGGTGATGTGCCAGGGGGAGGCCCAACTGCCCGAGCTCACCAGGCGGTTTGCCGCCGATCCGAAGTCGAGCCTGTTCGGCACCCTGTCGTTGTGGCAGGGCATCGACCTGCCCGGCGAGACCTGCCAGCTGGTGATCATCGACCGGATCCCCTTCCCGCGTCCCGATGATCCGGTGATGCAGGCACGGCAGGAGGCCATTGCCAAGGCCGGCGGCAACGGGTTCATGCGGATCGCGGCGACCCATGCCGGACTGCTGTTGGCACAGGGCGCAGGCCGGCTGATCCGCACCTCCGAGGACCGGGGCGTCGTTGCCATCCTCGACTCGAGGTTGGTGACGGCCCGCTATGGGAGCTTCCTGCGGGCATCGCTGCCGGCGTTCTGGGAAACGAAGAACCTCGACGTGGCGGTGAACGCGCTGCGCAGATTGCGCGGGGAGCAGTAGGGCCTACATCCGGCGCAGCACGGCGACGACCTTGCCGACGAGCGTCGCCTGATCGCCGTTGATGGGCTCATAGGCCTGGTTGTGGGGCATCAGCCACACATGGCCATCGCGGCGCTGGAGTTCCTTCACGGTGGCCTCATCGTCGAGCAGGGCCGCCACGAAATCACCATTGTCGGCCGTGCTCTGTTGCCGGATCACGACATAGTCGCCGTCGCAGATCGCGGCCTCGATCATGGAGTCACCGCGAACCTCCAGCATGAACACGGTGCCATCACCGACCAGCTCGCGTGGCATCGGCATCACCTGCTCCACCTGTTCGCTGGCCAGGATCGGGGCGCCGGCCGCGATCCGCCCGATCACGGGCACATTGATCGCCTCGGGAAATGCATCACCGAAGCCGGTGATGTCCATCGTCTCGGCGGGATCCGCGTCCGCACGGCGCGCCGGGGGCATGAAGACCTCCAGCGCGCGAGGGCGCTTCGGGTCGCGACGCACAAAGCCCTTGTCCTCAAGTACCTCGAGCTGATGGGACACGCTGGAGGGACTGGTCAGTCCCACGGCCTTGCCGATCTCGCGAATGCTGGGGGGATAACCGATGGCCTCCACGCTGGCCTGCACGAATTCAAGGATGCGGCGCTGCCGGGGACTCAGGTCACTGATGGCACCGGGTGCCTCGCCGGAGCGCTGAAGGGTCTTCACTGCGTCGCGCCGCGGCTGGCTGGCCGCCAGCTCCTGGTTGATGCGCGCCCGACTGGGGCGGCCCGCCTTTCGTGAACCTCCGTCCGAAGGTTCCGGGGCATCCTGCTCGGCGCTGGAGGAATCAGTGCGGGACGCGGGACCAGTCATGGAGTCAGGATACCGGGCAGGGGGACAATCATACGGTTGTTCGATGATGGCGTGTCGCGGGGTGATCCGTTTTTGTCAGTGGCGGGTGCTTGGTTTGGAACATGTGTTCGACCGGTCCGGAATCGCGCAGGGTGGCACAAGCCTTGCGATCGAACAGATGTCCTAATATGTTGTTCGAACAGGTGTTCGACATGCGGCGGGCTGGCATTCAGCGTCCCGGTTGCGTGGGTGGTCCGGATGGGGCGGGATGGCGCAGGAGGTCTGCGGCCATGTCGGTCACGGTGGGGCGCACGGAGCACTCGATCAGAGAGCAGGTATCACGCATGAGTCAGATCCAGATCCTTTCCCCGGAGCCGGACGGCATCGTTGGCCGCGACGTGTGGCCCCCGACCGCCGCCGGCCGCCCCACCCTGACCCTGTTGCCGGGTGGTGCCGGATTCTCGGGTGATGCTGGGTCCTCGGATGATGCGGGGTTCTCGGGTGATGCTGGGTCCTCGGGTGATGCGGGGTCCGGGGACGGCGGGGCGGCGCGCGGCACCGGTTCGACGGGCACTGTGTCCCGCGGCGGTCGCCTGGGCGAGCCGGTGGTGCGCTCCCGTGTCGCCACCGGCTCTGCGGTGCCATCGGCGCCGCGGGCTGGCACGGTGTCTGTGGCGCCGCGGGCTGGCTCGGTGTCTGTGGCGCTGCGGGCTGGCACGGTGGCCACGGCTGCCCCCGGGGTCGGTCCCAGCCTGGTTCCCCTTGACCTGGCGGGATCCCAACGATCCGGCGAGGGTGCGCCGCGCATCACCAAGGGGCTCGTGCACGTGACCCGCTCGGAGGCGCGCGTGACGCGCCCTGCCGCGACCAGCGGCGCCCGTGCCGCCAGTGCGGGCTCCGCCGTGGTGTCGGTGCGGACGGCGGGTGGCTGGCGGTTGACGACCCGGGGAATGGCCGTGGTGATCTGTGGTTTCGTGGTGACGATGGCTCTGGGCGTGGGGGTCATCCTCGGGTCATTGGTGGGAACCGCCCGTGCGGACGCGGCCATGGCGCGGTCGGCTGCTGGCGCTCCGATGGCCGTCCCCGCGGGCTGATAGGTTCGGGGCCGGCTGCGGGATCCCCGGATGGCGGGTCGCCGTCCGGGCGTGGGTTGCCAGCTGCCCCTGTGCCCACTGCCGGTCAGGGATGCATGCGGTCCGGGATGCATGCGGTCCGGGATGCATGCGGTCGGGGATGCATGGCGCAATGTCCGCGGCGTTCACGGATGGACACTGAATGTGGGGTCTGACGCCAACAGGTGTACTATATGTAGTGGTTGCACCGATAGGATTCGTCCATGGGTTGTGGCCGTGATGTATCGGATGTTCACCTCCCCAGCCGCCTGATGAGGGGCCGGCCGGGGGACCGGACCAGGCTCGAGGAGAAGGCATGCATTGTCCTTATTGTCACCACAGTGACTCCCGGGTGCTGGATTCGCGTGTCACCGAAGACGGTGCGAGCATTCGTCGCCGCCGCCAGTGCCTCAGCTGCCAGCGTCGCTTCACCACGGTGGAGCAGATGCAGCTCATGGTGGTGAAGAAGGGCGATGTGGTGGAGCCCTTCAGTCGCGACAAGGTGATCAATGGGGTACGGAAGGCCTGCAAGGGACGCCCCGTCACCGACAAGCAGCTCGCCCGGCTCGGGCAGACGGTGGAGGACACCGTGCGTGCCACCGGACAGGCGGAAGTC
The window above is part of the Propionibacterium freudenreichii subsp. freudenreichii genome. Proteins encoded here:
- the nrdR gene encoding transcriptional regulator NrdR, with amino-acid sequence MHCPYCHHSDSRVLDSRVTEDGASIRRRRQCLSCQRRFTTVEQMQLMVVKKGDVVEPFSRDKVINGVRKACKGRPVTDKQLARLGQTVEDTVRATGQAEVCSEDVGVAILKPLSELDAVAYLRFASVYKHYQCVDDFLAEIARMKAEQLTDSDELVDSATPATTS
- the lexA gene encoding transcriptional repressor LexA; the encoded protein is MTGPASRTDSSSAEQDAPEPSDGGSRKAGRPSRARINQELAASQPRRDAVKTLQRSGEAPGAISDLSPRQRRILEFVQASVEAIGYPPSIREIGKAVGLTSPSSVSHQLEVLEDKGFVRRDPKRPRALEVFMPPARRADADPAETMDITGFGDAFPEAINVPVIGRIAAGAPILASEQVEQVMPMPRELVGDGTVFMLEVRGDSMIEAAICDGDYVVIRQQSTADNGDFVAALLDDEATVKELQRRDGHVWLMPHNQAYEPINGDQATLVGKVVAVLRRM
- a CDS encoding ATP-dependent DNA helicase, which encodes MEDPASEAANDPGDEHELCTSVLDATVAAIGGQARPGQRRMVEAVTGAMAADDALLVQAGTGTGKSLGYLVPALVHAQHSASKVVVATATLALQNQLATKDGPSVAATLASVTGRTPTIAVLKGRANYACLVKAQEGTGSEQDTLLSGAELAEAAHASGADADTALGAEVVALREWVAEQARDHELADRDDAPAHTGRAWAQVSISARQCPGSRCPLYNECFVEMARARARAADLIITNHALLAIDAMSDRDILPEHAAVIIDEAHELTARVTGAASQELSPQQIERLSRSASDWIDDDLAVELLDVADALTGAIAEAEVGRLTNPHSTAVAAIARVRDVARKAVSALSPGSSKGGIDAARAAAQGDAREVHETAQRIADLSDADVVWVSERERFGRQLNVAPLSVAGLLRHRVIAGKAAVLTSATLTVGGSFGPMAGQLGLRREEELTDDSGVREPAADPEAVAWRGIDVGTPFDYPHQGILYTAARLPRPGREGLSDEVLAQIAELVWAAGGRTLGLFSSQRNAEAAVRHLRAELPALTVMCQGEAQLPELTRRFAADPKSSLFGTLSLWQGIDLPGETCQLVIIDRIPFPRPDDPVMQARQEAIAKAGGNGFMRIAATHAGLLLAQGAGRLIRTSEDRGVVAILDSRLVTARYGSFLRASLPAFWETKNLDVAVNALRRLRGEQ